The DNA segment CTGGAAGTACGTCGCTATGTTCCCCCCTGTCGGGCAGGACACCATCGACGACGGCTACGCCGACTTCGCGGCCCGCTGGAACCCCATTCTCGACGTGTTCGACGAGGTCGGTGTCCGGTTCGCGCACGAGGTACATCCCAGTGAGATCGCCTACGACTACTGGACGACCCAGCGCACGCTGGAGGCGGTGGGCCACCGGCCCGCGTTCGGCCTCAACTGGGATCCCTCGCACTTCGTGTGGCAGGACCTCGATCCGGTCGGTTTCATCCTCGATTTCGCCGACCGGATCTACCACGTGGACTGCAAGGACACCAAGAAGCGGTTCGACGGCCGCAACGGGCGGCTCGGCTCGCACCTCGCGTGGGCCGATCCCCGTCGTGGCTGGGATTTCGTGTCGACGGGACACGGCGACGTCGACTGGGAGAGCGCGTTTCGGGCGCTCAACTCCATCGGTTACACCGGCCCTATTTCGGTCGAGTGGGAGGACGCTGGCATGGACCGGCTCAGGGGTGCCGCCGAAGCCGTTCACTACATCAGGAATCTCAACTTCGACAAGCCGGCGGCAGCCTTCGACGCCGCCTTCAGTGCCGAGAGGAACTGATCGATCATGACGGATACGAGGTTGTCCCGTCGCGCGATGCTGCGTACCGCCGGGGTCGCCACGGCTGCGGCTGGGCTCGCCGTCGCCGCGCCGGGGGTGGCGACGGCGGGCTGGGGGCATGGCTGGGGAAGGCGGATTCCCAAGGACCGCATCGGAATTCAGCTCTACACGTTGCGCGACGCCTTCGAAGCGGATCTCGAAGGAACCATGGAGGCGCTTGCCGACATCGGTTACCGCTCGGTGGAACTGGCCGGAACCTACGGTCGTTCAGCGAAGGAGTTCCGGCGCGTACTCGACAGGTACCGGCTGCGGGCGATCTCGGCACACGTCGACTTCAACGGAGCCGACGTCGATCAACTCATCGACGACGCGAAAACCATCGGCTACCGCACCGCCGACTGTGCCTACGCCAACTACGGCACCATCGCGGAGTGGACCGACTTCGCCAAGCGGCTCGACAAGGCGGGCAAGGCGTTCCGCAAGGCGGGGATCAAGTACGGCTACCACAACCACGCCCACGAGTTTCAGGCCATCGACGGCGTCCGGCCCATCGACGTCATAGCGCGGCACACCTCGCGGCACAACATCCACTTCGAACACGACCTGTACTGGATCGTCAGCGGAGGCGCCGATCCGGTGCGCGAGTTCTACCGCTACTTCGGCAGGGTCACCCAGTTTCACGTCAAGGACAGGGCGGAGGACGGAAGCTTCGCCGACCTCGGCACTGGGACGATCGACTTCCGGCGGCTGTTCAGGGACACCTGGGTCGGTCAGCTGAAGGACTACATCGTCGAGCACGACGCGCCGACCGACCCGGTGAACACCGCCGCCGTCGGTTACCGCTATCTGGCGAACCTCCGGTTCTGAGTCAGCCGACGCCGTTGGCGCGCAGGACCGACACGGCGCTCA comes from the Prauserella marina genome and includes:
- a CDS encoding sugar phosphate isomerase/epimerase family protein, with product MSRPVTLFTGQWADLPFDEVCRLAAEWGYDGLEIACSGDHFEVDRALSEEDYVENRLKLLESHGLKVWAISNHLVGQAVCDDPIDERHRNILPARIWGDGEPEGVRQRAAAELADTARAAAKLGVDTVIGFTGSKIWKYVAMFPPVGQDTIDDGYADFAARWNPILDVFDEVGVRFAHEVHPSEIAYDYWTTQRTLEAVGHRPAFGLNWDPSHFVWQDLDPVGFILDFADRIYHVDCKDTKKRFDGRNGRLGSHLAWADPRRGWDFVSTGHGDVDWESAFRALNSIGYTGPISVEWEDAGMDRLRGAAEAVHYIRNLNFDKPAAAFDAAFSAERN
- a CDS encoding sugar phosphate isomerase/epimerase family protein — encoded protein: MTDTRLSRRAMLRTAGVATAAAGLAVAAPGVATAGWGHGWGRRIPKDRIGIQLYTLRDAFEADLEGTMEALADIGYRSVELAGTYGRSAKEFRRVLDRYRLRAISAHVDFNGADVDQLIDDAKTIGYRTADCAYANYGTIAEWTDFAKRLDKAGKAFRKAGIKYGYHNHAHEFQAIDGVRPIDVIARHTSRHNIHFEHDLYWIVSGGADPVREFYRYFGRVTQFHVKDRAEDGSFADLGTGTIDFRRLFRDTWVGQLKDYIVEHDAPTDPVNTAAVGYRYLANLRF